Below is a genomic region from Deltaproteobacteria bacterium.
ATGAAACGGCTTCTGTCGAACTTTACAAATATCTACGTCCAGGATCCAATTGGGATGATCGCCTTCAATGCCTGCGCTGGTTGAAGGAACTCGGTTTCGAAACCGGTACGGGAAACATGGTGGGGTTACCTGGTCAAACAACAGAAATATTGGCCGATGATCTGCTGCTGATGAAATATCTTGATGCGGATATGCTGGGGATAGGTCCATTTATTGCGCATCCCGACACGCCCCTCGCGGGAATAGACAATGATGATCTTGATCTTGAATTGCGGGTCATAGCTGCCGCCCGTCTCATCACCCGCGACACCAATATCCCCGTGACTACCGCGCTTGCTACTCTCCATCCCCGAGGGCGGCTTCAGGCGCTTCAGGCCGGAGCCAATGTTGTCATGCCGGATTTTACACCAGAAATTTACAAAACCCGTTATGATATTTATCCCGGCAGGAGGGATGTCGGTTCAGCACTTGAAATAATCAGCAAGCTGGAAAAAGACTTTTATTCCATCGGTAGAACCATAAATTACAGTGTCGGTAACAGGCAGACTAAAAGATATTATGCTTCATTTAGCAAGGGCCATCAATTTGTAAACCACCGTGCCGGCGAGGAAAGCAATATCCTCAACACCCAGAAAATGCTTGACGCCGGCATCAAATAAAATATTACCATCCGGAGGGAATTCTTCGTCTTCCTTCCAGAGGATCAAGGTAATGGGAATTCTCGGAAATGGCCGAAAAGTCATGGAGACATCGCCCATTTTGGCGTCTATCCCCCCCAATTTCTGACCTGCCTTGCGGAACAGCTCATGGTCGGAACCAAATGTTTGCACCATTGGAACCTGCGCCCTTTTCAGGAAGGGCTGGTAGTAAAATTCCCCGGAAGGTATTTCGCGAAAGGTAATCGGTTGATTGGTCGGCGGGATATCCTGGGCGCCCAGCAGATAGTGCAGGATAAGCCCCTGTTCCTGCAGGGACAGCTTCGCTTCACTATCCTCGTATTCCACGTGACCCTCGGGATAGGTAATATTGACCGGTTTTATGAAGAAGGGCAGGGTAATCTTCCCAACCGGATTAAGGGGGGAAAATTCTGCTCCGGCATTACGGCAGAGAGCTTCCGGATCACGGGCAGGCAGAATCTCCCTCGCCAAAGCCAGTACGTTCAGGAAATCATCAACTCTCGGCATGCTTACGACTCTTTTGTTATAGTTTGCAGGTCGTCATAGGTATTCACATTGAGAAACATTTTCTTTTCCGGA
It encodes:
- the hydE gene encoding [FeFe] hydrogenase H-cluster radical SAM maturase HydE — translated: MVKEMSISESVENLIGKAQNGNDLSRKEVIRLLSVPAEYSPVLFDAADKVRKEQMGDEIFLRGIMEFSNHCERNCLYCGLRKGNSKLSRYRMTEDEIIATAKEIKQSGVPTVVLQSGEDSFYKPDTICLLIERIRKETNLIITLSIGERTLNDYKAFQQAGANRYLLKHETASVELYKYLRPGSNWDDRLQCLRWLKELGFETGTGNMVGLPGQTTEILADDLLLMKYLDADMLGIGPFIAHPDTPLAGIDNDDLDLELRVIAAARLITRDTNIPVTTALATLHPRGRLQALQAGANVVMPDFTPEIYKTRYDIYPGRRDVGSALEIISKLEKDFYSIGRTINYSVGNRQTKRYYASFSKGHQFVNHRAGEESNILNTQKMLDAGIK
- a CDS encoding DUF3786 domain-containing protein, whose translation is MPRVDDFLNVLALAREILPARDPEALCRNAGAEFSPLNPVGKITLPFFIKPVNITYPEGHVEYEDSEAKLSLQEQGLILHYLLGAQDIPPTNQPITFREIPSGEFYYQPFLKRAQVPMVQTFGSDHELFRKAGQKLGGIDAKMGDVSMTFRPFPRIPITLILWKEDEEFPPDGNILFDAGVKHFLGVEDIAFLAGTVVYKLMALAK